Proteins encoded together in one Candidatus Sulfotelmatobacter sp. window:
- a CDS encoding rhomboid family intramembrane serine protease: MFPIKDDQPSYSTPFVNYFLIALNILVYLFQSLLDPQSYELFARQFGVVPNHLALALAGSPKYSVGAVALTFLTSMFVHAGWMHVLGNMWFLFIFGDNVEDYLGHFSYLLFYLLCGLIAMSAQVAIYPHSTLPTVGASGAIAGILGAYFLVYPRARVLTWFFVFVMYLPAWVVLGEWFVLQFLSGAETLSMAHRGDMGGVAVWAHVGGFVAGMVMVKLFPERARRTPYAYR; encoded by the coding sequence ATGTTTCCTATCAAAGACGATCAGCCGAGCTACAGCACACCGTTTGTGAACTACTTTTTGATCGCGCTGAATATTCTGGTTTATCTGTTTCAATCCCTGCTGGACCCGCAGAGTTACGAACTGTTTGCGCGGCAGTTTGGGGTGGTGCCCAACCATCTGGCGCTGGCGCTGGCGGGGTCGCCGAAATATTCCGTGGGCGCGGTGGCCCTTACTTTTCTGACGTCGATGTTTGTGCATGCGGGCTGGATGCACGTACTGGGCAATATGTGGTTTCTGTTTATTTTTGGCGACAACGTTGAAGATTATCTGGGGCACTTTTCGTACCTGCTGTTTTACTTGTTGTGCGGATTGATTGCGATGAGCGCGCAGGTGGCGATTTATCCCCACTCGACCCTGCCGACGGTGGGGGCCAGCGGGGCGATTGCGGGGATTCTGGGAGCTTACTTTCTGGTCTATCCACGGGCCCGGGTGCTGACGTGGTTCTTTGTGTTCGTCATGTATCTGCCGGCCTGGGTGGTGTTGGGCGAGTGGTTTGTGTTGCAGTTTCTTTCCGGGGCGGAGACCCTGTCCATGGCGCATCGGGGAGATATGGGAGGCGTTGCGGTGTGGGCGCACGTTGGAGGATTTGTGGCCGGGATGGTGATGGTTAAGTTGTTTCCGGAGCGGGCGCGACGAACGCCGTATGCGTATCGGTAG
- a CDS encoding DinB family protein: MMKPFLAVALFAAILSFPAHAQDAMKKDTAVKPPDPPSKVVLDSWNDIGRKLIAMAEDFPEDKYDFKPTPAQRSFAQQLLHMAGANYYFTNPTMGNNEKVDENPSRDRYKTKADIVAFVKKSFADGAAAIKAKGDKGLSDLVVDPFAHQQVRVIDWAYGFVEHCGEHYGQLAVYYRLAGLVPPESRPKK; the protein is encoded by the coding sequence ATGATGAAACCGTTTCTAGCTGTAGCCCTGTTCGCCGCGATCCTGTCTTTCCCGGCGCATGCGCAAGACGCCATGAAGAAAGACACAGCCGTCAAACCGCCCGATCCTCCGTCCAAAGTCGTCCTCGATTCCTGGAACGACATCGGACGCAAGCTCATCGCGATGGCCGAAGATTTTCCCGAAGACAAGTATGACTTCAAGCCCACGCCCGCGCAGCGCAGCTTTGCCCAGCAACTGCTGCACATGGCCGGCGCCAACTACTACTTCACGAATCCGACGATGGGCAACAACGAGAAAGTCGATGAAAATCCCAGCCGTGACCGATACAAGACCAAAGCCGACATCGTCGCCTTCGTAAAAAAGTCTTTCGCCGACGGCGCCGCCGCCATCAAGGCCAAAGGCGACAAAGGCTTGTCCGACCTTGTGGTCGATCCGTTTGCCCATCAGCAAGTCCGCGTGATCGATTGGGCTTACGGCTTCGTCGAACACTGTGGCGAGCACTACGGCCAACTCGCCGTCTACTACCGCCTGGCAGGCCTGGTCCCGCCCGAGTCGCGACCGAAGAAGTAA
- a CDS encoding SDR family oxidoreductase, with translation MLGPALRCVDPRRLTIPTKRTPPKPLRGQVALITGATRGIGLAIARALAAEGCNLMLAARDEAALAKINREVARKKIKVRTQACDVRDPHSVEALFRAARRQFQRLDILINNAGIAHPNLPVEKLPYPVWKDVLATNLDGTFLVTQAALAMMKCGSAVVNNLSIAATRVFPGSAAYNASKHAALGLTNTLREELRPRGIRVIALLPGATNTDIWTTLWPQAPRKKMLDPETVAQAVVQAILLPENATMENLEIRPTGGTL, from the coding sequence ATGTTGGGCCCTGCGTTAAGATGTGTCGACCCACGGAGGCTCACAATTCCGACGAAGCGCACTCCACCTAAGCCCCTTCGGGGCCAGGTCGCCCTCATCACCGGCGCGACTCGCGGCATCGGACTTGCCATCGCTCGCGCCCTCGCTGCCGAAGGCTGCAATCTGATGCTTGCCGCCCGCGATGAAGCCGCTCTCGCCAAAATCAACAGAGAAGTGGCGCGCAAGAAAATAAAAGTCCGCACTCAGGCGTGCGATGTCCGCGACCCGCACTCCGTCGAGGCACTCTTCCGCGCCGCACGCCGCCAATTCCAGCGCCTTGATATTCTCATCAACAACGCCGGCATCGCGCACCCCAATCTTCCAGTCGAGAAACTCCCATATCCCGTCTGGAAAGATGTCCTCGCCACCAATCTCGACGGCACATTCCTGGTCACGCAGGCCGCGCTCGCGATGATGAAATGCGGATCCGCAGTCGTGAACAATCTCTCTATCGCTGCCACTCGCGTTTTCCCAGGCTCCGCCGCCTATAACGCCTCGAAGCATGCCGCCCTCGGCCTTACCAACACTCTGCGCGAAGAACTTCGTCCGCGCGGCATCCGCGTCATCGCCCTTCTTCCCGGCGCCACCAACACCGACATCTGGACGACTCTCTGGCCCCAAGCCCCCCGCAAGAAAATGCTCGATCCCGAAACCGTCGCGCAAGCGGTAGTCCAAGCCATCCTGCTACCCGAAAATGCAACGATGGAAAATCTGGAAATCCGTCCCACAGGCGGAACCTTATAG
- a CDS encoding dihydrofolate reductase family protein: MLCSVFIGTSVDGFIARPNDALDFLPPGGGEPHGYTEFFASLDAIVVGRRTFETVLAFPEWPYGNKRVVVLSSNPINFSGVRGGVVEPVVEQMSGPPSEIVAKLAASGIHHVYIDGGVTIQQFLRAGFIHRLIITRVPVLIGQGIPLFGTLLHDVRLRHIRTQSYPSGLVQTEYEIA; the protein is encoded by the coding sequence ATGCTTTGCTCTGTCTTCATCGGCACCAGCGTCGACGGCTTCATCGCCCGTCCCAACGACGCACTTGACTTTCTGCCGCCCGGCGGCGGCGAACCGCACGGCTATACCGAGTTCTTCGCCAGCCTCGACGCCATCGTCGTCGGCCGCAGAACCTTCGAGACCGTTCTCGCCTTTCCCGAATGGCCCTACGGTAATAAACGCGTCGTAGTCCTCAGCTCGAACCCCATCAATTTTTCCGGAGTGCGCGGAGGCGTAGTCGAACCGGTTGTCGAGCAAATGTCCGGGCCTCCCTCCGAGATCGTAGCTAAACTCGCCGCTAGCGGCATCCATCATGTCTACATCGACGGAGGCGTTACCATTCAACAATTCCTCCGCGCCGGTTTCATCCACCGCTTGATCATCACCCGCGTCCCAGTTCTCATCGGCCAAGGCATCCCTCTCTTCGGTACCCTGCTGCATGACGTGAGGCTCCGCCACATCCGCACCCAGTCCTATCCCAGCGGGCTGGTACAAACCGAATACGAAATTGCCTGA
- the folE gene encoding GTP cyclohydrolase I FolE: MKPATTQPTIEPPTLTSATFEDLVHEMLVRLGEDPDREGLNATPERVHKAMKFLTKGYQQDPDTLLKGALFTVSYDEMVIVKDIEMFSLCEHHLLPFFGKVHVAYIPNGRVIGLSKIPRLIELFSRRLQIQERLTTQIAETIQKVIEPQGVGVVIEARHLCMMMRGVEKQHSAAVTSSMLGCFRNEEETRSEFLSLIRQRPNGM, translated from the coding sequence ATGAAGCCAGCCACGACTCAACCCACAATCGAACCTCCCACCCTCACCAGCGCCACCTTCGAAGATCTCGTCCACGAAATGCTCGTCCGTCTCGGCGAAGATCCCGATCGCGAAGGCCTCAACGCCACACCCGAACGCGTTCACAAAGCCATGAAGTTCCTGACCAAGGGCTACCAACAAGATCCCGACACCTTGCTCAAAGGCGCGCTCTTCACCGTGAGCTACGACGAAATGGTCATCGTCAAAGACATCGAGATGTTCAGCCTGTGCGAACACCACCTGCTGCCCTTTTTCGGCAAAGTTCACGTCGCCTACATTCCCAACGGACGCGTCATCGGGCTCAGCAAAATTCCGCGCCTCATCGAACTGTTCTCGCGTCGCCTGCAAATTCAGGAGCGCCTCACTACCCAGATCGCCGAAACCATTCAGAAAGTCATCGAACCGCAAGGCGTCGGTGTCGTCATCGAAGCCCGCCACCTCTGCATGATGATGCGCGGCGTCGAAAAACAGCACTCCGCCGCCGTCACGTCTTCGATGCTGGGCTGTTTCCGCAATGAAGAAGAAACCCGCTCCGAATTCCTCTCCCTGATCCGCCAGCGCCCCAACGGCATGTAA
- a CDS encoding 6-carboxytetrahydropterin synthase, which produces MKAHLTRRYRFSASHRLDSAAMSLAENLATYGKCNNPHGHGHNYTLEVTVSGPVDRSTGMVCNLVDLDGFVEREVISRYDLENLNMQTEFAQLVPTTENLSIEIFEILQRGFHNAHLERVKLEETMMNSFEYCGENKLRH; this is translated from the coding sequence ATGAAAGCCCACCTCACCCGCCGCTACCGCTTCTCCGCCTCCCACCGCCTCGACAGCGCGGCCATGTCGCTCGCCGAAAACCTCGCCACTTACGGCAAGTGCAACAACCCTCACGGACACGGTCACAATTACACACTTGAAGTCACCGTCAGCGGTCCCGTCGACCGCTCCACCGGCATGGTTTGCAATCTCGTCGATCTCGACGGATTCGTCGAAAGGGAAGTGATCTCCCGCTATGATCTCGAGAATTTGAACATGCAGACAGAATTCGCCCAACTCGTGCCCACCACGGAAAATCTCTCCATCGAAATCTTCGAAATATTGCAGCGCGGCTTCCACAACGCGCATCTGGAAAGAGTGAAACTGGAAGAGACTATGATGAACAGCTTCGAATACTGCGGAGAAAATAAATTGCGGCATTAG